One window of Methanobacterium alkalithermotolerans genomic DNA carries:
- a CDS encoding ABC transporter ATP-binding protein → MSYLLEMIEGTFSYNKQENIFEKISFKLKKGDVLCILGANGAGKTTLLKCLNGLIRLDSGKVALNGINIQGLKASTIAKSMGYIPQMHNSTFPFTVLDVVLMGRAPHIDTFSSPSTRDIKIAKKSLKDLKIYHMKDKAYTEISGGEQQLVFIARVLAQEPEVLILDEPTSHLDFGNQIRTLSIIDQLAKKGLSIIMSSHFPDHAFLSAKKVALMKGKSLIDMGSPEKVINEKNMKKVYGIDVKIIDIMDRKACIALK, encoded by the coding sequence ATGAGTTACTTGCTGGAAATGATTGAGGGAACATTCTCCTATAATAAACAGGAAAATATATTTGAAAAAATAAGCTTTAAGTTGAAAAAAGGGGATGTTTTATGCATTTTAGGTGCTAATGGTGCTGGAAAAACAACATTGCTTAAATGTTTAAATGGTCTGATTCGGCTTGATTCGGGGAAAGTGGCACTGAATGGAATTAATATTCAAGGCCTTAAAGCTTCCACAATAGCTAAAAGTATGGGATATATACCTCAGATGCATAATTCAACCTTTCCGTTTACAGTTTTAGACGTAGTACTAATGGGGAGGGCACCCCATATTGATACCTTTTCTTCTCCCTCAACCCGGGATATTAAAATAGCCAAAAAATCCTTAAAAGATCTTAAAATTTACCATATGAAGGATAAAGCATATACAGAAATAAGCGGAGGTGAGCAGCAGCTGGTTTTTATTGCTCGTGTATTGGCTCAGGAGCCAGAGGTTTTAATTTTAGATGAACCTACCTCTCATTTGGATTTTGGAAATCAGATCAGAACCTTGAGCATTATTGACCAGCTGGCTAAAAAAGGACTATCTATAATAATGTCTTCTCATTTTCCAGATCATGCTTTTCTTTCAGCTAAAAAGGTAGCTTTAATGAAAGGAAAGTCCTTAATTGATATGGGATCCCCAGAAAAAGTGATTAACGAAAAGAACATGAAAAAAGTTTATGGTATTGATGTAAAAATAATAGATATAATGGATAGAAAAGCTTGTATTGCATTAAAATAG
- the fwdA gene encoding tungsten-dependent formylmethanofuran dehydrogenase subunit FwdA, whose protein sequence is MERIIKNGVVYCPLNGINGEKMDISIKDGKIVESVSDDAEVFDASGQIVMPGAVEVHSHIAGAKVNVGRMIRPEDSKKDAEATVEATHRRAGSGFSVPSTHMTGYRYAQMGYTTAMEAAMPPLLARHTHEELQATPILDHAAFPLFGNNWFVMDYLGEGDIDSCAAYASWLLKATKGYAIKIVNPCGTEAWGWGGNVHGIHDTAPHFKVTPAEMIKGLAEVNEKLRLPHSIHLHCNDLGHPGNYETTIESFEVPKGIKVNPATGSRDTIVHGTHVQYHSYAGTSWRDFESAADKVADYVNKNDHITIDIGQVTLDETTTMTADGPMEYDLHSLNGLKWANCDVEMETGSGVVPFIYSAKAPVPAVQWAIGMELSLLVKDPAKICLTTDSPNAGPFTRYPRIFAWLMSNQYREDMLENKLHKWAQKRSSIATIDREFSFYEIAQATRGTPAKVLGLSDLKGHLGAGADADVAVYNMNPDTIDPSSDYMAIEQGFQKASMVFKDGELAVKDGEVINTGLKGKTFWADTQVEQNSYNAVLKEVERQFVKYYSIGFKNYPVEDEYISKSAPIKGVML, encoded by the coding sequence ATGGAACGTATAATCAAGAACGGTGTTGTTTACTGTCCCTTAAATGGAATTAATGGAGAAAAAATGGATATCTCCATAAAGGACGGTAAAATCGTTGAAAGTGTTAGTGATGATGCAGAAGTATTCGATGCTTCTGGACAAATCGTTATGCCTGGTGCTGTGGAGGTACACTCTCACATAGCAGGAGCAAAGGTAAACGTGGGTCGTATGATACGACCAGAGGACAGTAAAAAAGATGCAGAAGCTACAGTAGAAGCAACTCATCGTAGGGCCGGAAGTGGTTTTTCAGTGCCTTCCACCCACATGACCGGATACCGGTATGCACAGATGGGTTACACCACTGCCATGGAAGCAGCCATGCCTCCATTACTGGCCCGGCACACCCACGAAGAACTGCAGGCCACTCCTATCCTGGATCATGCTGCATTTCCCTTATTTGGAAACAACTGGTTTGTGATGGACTATTTAGGTGAAGGAGACATAGACTCCTGTGCAGCCTATGCTTCCTGGTTACTAAAAGCTACCAAAGGTTATGCTATTAAGATAGTAAACCCCTGTGGAACTGAAGCTTGGGGATGGGGAGGAAATGTGCATGGAATTCATGATACTGCTCCTCACTTTAAAGTAACCCCTGCAGAAATGATTAAAGGACTGGCTGAAGTTAATGAAAAATTGAGATTACCTCACTCCATACACCTGCACTGTAATGACCTGGGACACCCTGGAAACTATGAAACCACCATAGAGTCCTTTGAGGTACCTAAAGGAATTAAGGTTAACCCTGCTACCGGAAGCAGAGATACCATTGTGCATGGTACTCATGTCCAGTACCACAGTTACGCTGGTACTTCCTGGAGAGACTTTGAATCTGCAGCAGACAAAGTGGCGGATTATGTAAATAAAAACGACCACATCACCATTGACATTGGTCAGGTTACCCTGGATGAAACCACCACCATGACTGCTGATGGACCGATGGAATACGATTTACACTCTCTAAATGGTCTAAAATGGGCTAACTGTGATGTGGAAATGGAAACCGGTTCTGGAGTAGTTCCTTTCATCTACTCAGCTAAGGCACCAGTACCTGCTGTTCAATGGGCTATTGGTATGGAACTATCCTTACTGGTTAAGGATCCTGCCAAAATATGTCTAACCACCGACAGTCCTAATGCAGGACCATTCACCAGATACCCTAGAATATTTGCCTGGCTCATGAGTAATCAGTACCGGGAAGACATGCTGGAAAACAAACTCCACAAATGGGCTCAAAAAAGAAGCAGTATTGCTACCATTGACCGTGAATTCTCTTTCTACGAAATTGCACAGGCTACCAGGGGCACTCCCGCCAAAGTACTGGGCCTAAGCGACTTAAAAGGACACCTGGGTGCAGGTGCTGATGCGGATGTGGCAGTCTACAACATGAACCCGGACACCATAGACCCATCTAGTGACTACATGGCCATTGAACAAGGATTCCAGAAAGCAAGTATGGTATTCAAAGACGGTGAATTGGCTGTAAAAGACGGAGAAGTAATCAATACTGGATTAAAAGGAAAAACCTTCTGGGCCGATACTCAAGTGGAACAAAACTCCTACAATGCGGTCTTAAAAGAAGTGGAAAGACAGTTTGTTAAATACTACTCCATTGGATTCAAAAATTACCCGGTAGAAGACGAATACATCTCCAAGTCAGCTCCCATTAAAGGGGTGATGTTATGA
- the fwdC gene encoding tungsten-dependent formylmethanofuran dehydrogenase subunit FwdC yields the protein MSEIILTPKEQPQVPLETPNIKPDVFAGKTIDEIKELEIDHGKETVKLADFFDVEGTPGETAAEIKIIIDGDVSNTKRIGQEMTAGEILVKGDVNMYVGLEMEGGKITVQGDAAAWAGQNMKGGELEIMGDAGDYVGSSYRGDWRGMSGGLITIHGNVGYEIAEYMGGGKIVVKGNADQMPGVHMSNGVLIIEGNVTSRTGGEMSGGNIVVKGVVGEFLPGFSYWGVEKNIEVGGEDIPGVFYKFTGDNAIKGAKGTVYVAVAGNKHIAPK from the coding sequence ATGAGTGAAATAATACTAACTCCTAAAGAACAACCACAGGTACCTCTGGAAACTCCCAACATTAAACCAGACGTATTTGCAGGAAAAACCATTGATGAAATCAAAGAACTGGAAATCGACCACGGAAAAGAAACAGTTAAATTAGCTGACTTTTTTGATGTAGAAGGAACTCCTGGTGAAACTGCAGCTGAAATCAAAATCATTATCGATGGTGATGTAAGCAACACCAAAAGAATTGGACAGGAAATGACCGCTGGCGAAATCCTGGTAAAGGGCGATGTAAACATGTACGTCGGCCTGGAGATGGAAGGTGGAAAAATCACCGTCCAGGGTGATGCCGCTGCCTGGGCTGGCCAGAACATGAAAGGAGGAGAACTGGAAATAATGGGCGACGCCGGAGATTACGTAGGATCATCCTACCGTGGTGACTGGAGAGGAATGAGCGGAGGCCTTATAACCATCCATGGTAATGTCGGTTACGAAATTGCCGAGTACATGGGTGGAGGAAAAATAGTGGTTAAAGGAAACGCTGATCAGATGCCTGGAGTACACATGAGTAATGGTGTACTGATTATCGAAGGTAATGTAACCTCCAGAACTGGTGGAGAAATGAGCGGTGGAAACATCGTGGTAAAAGGTGTGGTTGGAGAATTCCTGCCAGGCTTTAGTTACTGGGGTGTTGAAAAGAACATAGAGGTAGGAGGGGAAGATATACCTGGAGTGTTCTATAAATTCACCGGTGATAACGCCATAAAAGGAGCTAAAGGAACAGTATACGTAGCTGTAGCTGGCAACAAGCACATAGCTCCAAAATAA
- a CDS encoding FecCD family ABC transporter permease codes for MIKINIQERIRTHQISAAALISILLIILFFFSFLIGRYPVSPYNVIVALISKIFFLESSLPATVNTIIFDIRLPRIMAAMMVGGSLSLAGACFQGLFQNPLVSPDKLGVSAGAGFGAAIAILFSASVFMIQFSAFFWGLTAVGLTYVLGRTFKGTSILTLVLCGIAIASLFSALLSLIKYVADPYGQLQTIVFWLMGSLAAVNNQDLFIMGIPIIIGSIILLLIRWRINVISMGEEEAQTLGVNTKKLQGIIILCCTIITASAVSICGIIGWIGLVIPHVGRMIVGPDHKVLLPVSIILGAFFLLLIDNVARTITTTEIPLGILTAIIGAPFFLYLLRKSKEVWA; via the coding sequence ATGATAAAAATCAATATTCAGGAAAGAATTAGAACGCACCAAATATCAGCAGCCGCCTTAATTTCAATCCTACTTATTATTTTATTCTTCTTTTCGTTTCTTATTGGGAGATATCCCGTTTCCCCTTATAATGTAATTGTAGCATTAATTTCCAAAATATTTTTTTTGGAATCTAGCTTACCTGCTACTGTAAATACCATCATTTTTGACATTAGGTTACCCCGTATAATGGCCGCTATGATGGTTGGTGGTTCTTTATCTCTAGCGGGTGCTTGTTTCCAGGGATTATTTCAAAATCCTCTGGTTTCTCCAGATAAATTAGGGGTTTCTGCTGGTGCTGGTTTTGGAGCCGCCATTGCTATTCTATTTTCAGCAAGTGTATTCATGATACAATTTTCTGCATTTTTCTGGGGTTTAACCGCTGTAGGGTTAACTTATGTTTTAGGAAGGACATTCAAGGGTACGTCCATTCTAACCCTGGTTTTATGTGGTATTGCCATTGCATCATTGTTTTCAGCACTTTTATCGCTTATTAAATATGTGGCTGACCCTTATGGGCAACTCCAAACCATAGTTTTCTGGTTAATGGGAAGTTTAGCTGCAGTTAATAATCAAGATTTATTCATTATGGGTATCCCCATAATAATAGGATCTATTATCCTTTTACTGATACGCTGGAGAATAAATGTAATTTCTATGGGAGAGGAAGAAGCCCAGACCCTGGGAGTTAATACTAAAAAACTGCAGGGAATCATAATCCTGTGTTGTACCATCATTACTGCATCAGCAGTGAGTATTTGTGGAATAATTGGCTGGATTGGACTTGTAATACCACATGTAGGGCGTATGATTGTTGGTCCAGATCATAAAGTACTTTTACCAGTCAGCATCATTCTAGGTGCGTTTTTTTTACTTTTAATAGATAATGTTGCCCGTACAATCACCACCACCGAAATTCCATTGGGAATTTTAACCGCAATAATAGGTGCACCTTTCTTCCTTTATCTTTTAAGGAAAAGTAAAGAGGTGTGGGCATGA
- a CDS encoding formylmethanofuran dehydrogenase subunit B, with product MELVNNVVCPFCGTLCDDIICKVEDDEIVGTYNACIIGHSKFVHTEGAMRYKKPLLRKNGEFVEISYEEAIDKAAQILVDAKRPLMYGWSCTDCSAQESGMELAEEVRAVVDNTASVCHGPSLLAVHDTGYPVCTLGEVKNRADIVVYWGCNPFHAHPRHLSRHSFARGFFRERGRADRTIIVVDPRKSDTSKLADIHLQLDYNNDYELVDAMRSALKGHEILYDKVAGIPRDDIVGAVEALKKAQFGILFFGMGITHSLGKHRNIDTAIMMIQELNQFAKWTLIPMRGHYNVNGFNQVCTWESGYPFCVDFATGTPRYNPGETGSNDILQNREADAMMVIASDPGAHFPQNALHVMAEMPVIAIEPHRTPTTELADLIIPPAIVGMEAEGTAYRMDGVPLRMKKVVESDLLSDKEILDKILEKVNQLKASK from the coding sequence ATGGAATTAGTAAACAACGTGGTTTGTCCTTTCTGTGGAACACTTTGTGATGATATCATATGTAAGGTAGAAGATGATGAGATCGTTGGAACCTACAATGCATGTATCATTGGACACAGTAAATTTGTCCACACTGAAGGCGCCATGAGATACAAAAAACCCCTTTTACGTAAAAATGGGGAATTTGTGGAAATAAGCTATGAAGAAGCTATTGATAAAGCCGCCCAAATACTGGTGGATGCTAAAAGACCTCTAATGTACGGATGGAGCTGTACTGATTGTTCAGCTCAAGAGTCAGGTATGGAATTAGCTGAAGAAGTAAGAGCCGTGGTGGATAACACTGCATCAGTATGTCACGGACCTTCTCTTTTAGCTGTACACGATACTGGTTATCCAGTATGTACTCTGGGAGAAGTTAAAAATCGAGCCGATATAGTGGTTTACTGGGGATGCAATCCTTTCCACGCTCACCCCCGTCATTTATCCCGACACTCCTTTGCTCGTGGATTCTTCCGGGAGCGAGGACGTGCTGACCGGACCATTATTGTGGTGGATCCTCGAAAGAGTGACACCTCTAAACTAGCCGACATACACCTGCAACTGGACTACAATAATGACTATGAACTGGTAGATGCTATGAGATCTGCCTTAAAAGGTCATGAAATCTTATATGATAAAGTAGCAGGAATACCCCGTGATGATATTGTGGGAGCAGTAGAAGCACTCAAAAAAGCCCAGTTTGGTATTCTCTTCTTCGGTATGGGTATCACCCACTCCCTGGGTAAGCACCGAAACATTGATACTGCCATTATGATGATTCAGGAACTCAACCAGTTTGCCAAGTGGACCCTTATCCCTATGAGGGGTCACTACAATGTGAATGGATTTAACCAGGTATGTACCTGGGAAAGTGGATACCCATTCTGTGTGGACTTTGCCACTGGAACTCCTAGATACAATCCGGGAGAAACTGGGTCCAATGACATACTTCAAAATAGAGAAGCAGACGCCATGATGGTAATTGCTTCTGATCCTGGTGCTCACTTCCCACAAAATGCGCTTCATGTCATGGCTGAAATGCCGGTCATTGCCATAGAACCTCACCGAACACCTACAACTGAATTAGCAGATCTTATTATTCCTCCTGCAATTGTGGGGATGGAAGCAGAAGGTACTGCCTATCGTATGGATGGTGTTCCACTGAGAATGAAAAAAGTGGTTGAATCTGATCTACTTTCTGATAAAGAGATCCTGGATAAGATTCTGGAAAAAGTAAACCAACTAAAAGCATCTAAATAA